The following coding sequences are from one Desulfosporosinus orientis DSM 765 window:
- a CDS encoding MFS transporter: MNWKRTLWILWAANFFVTAGMSLVIPFLPLYIEKLGVHSLENIERWSGLVFSAQFITSVIFQPIWGRFADKHGRKIMLLRAGLGMGIVTALMGAVGSVWQLLFLRLFNGIFSGFISMSVSLQASITPDEQSGQALGMLQTGAIAGNLIGPLIGGVMAEKFGFRQVFFLTGGLLVLASVIVMIFVHEHHKPRESVKSSKLKELRRLKPLFPIFLASTFTQVGMMSIEPIVSIYAKTLYTGAHLASIAGLVVAISGIANLIGAPTLGRLSDRIGQRKVLILSLSAAACMYIPQALAGSIGTLLIGRFLLGLFIGGMIPSLNVLVKKKAPEELQATAFGFNSSSTFLGNLVGPLIGSTVAASYGIKNVFYVTMGVLLMNAVIIFFNRKLEVHS; encoded by the coding sequence TTGAATTGGAAACGAACACTTTGGATTTTATGGGCGGCTAATTTCTTTGTTACTGCAGGCATGAGTTTAGTCATTCCTTTTCTTCCCTTATATATTGAAAAACTTGGCGTTCACTCTTTAGAAAATATTGAGCGTTGGTCAGGGTTGGTATTCTCCGCTCAGTTTATTACCTCAGTTATTTTTCAGCCTATTTGGGGAAGATTCGCTGACAAGCATGGTCGTAAAATCATGCTTTTACGGGCAGGACTAGGTATGGGAATAGTCACAGCCCTCATGGGTGCTGTAGGAAGCGTATGGCAACTACTTTTTCTCCGGTTATTCAATGGGATTTTTTCTGGTTTTATCTCCATGTCTGTTTCCCTCCAAGCTTCGATAACCCCTGATGAACAATCAGGGCAAGCTCTTGGCATGCTTCAGACAGGGGCAATTGCCGGCAACCTAATCGGTCCCCTCATTGGTGGTGTCATGGCAGAAAAGTTTGGTTTTCGTCAAGTGTTCTTTTTAACGGGTGGGTTGCTTGTCCTTGCCAGCGTGATAGTTATGATCTTTGTTCATGAACATCATAAGCCAAGAGAGTCTGTTAAAAGTTCTAAACTTAAGGAATTAAGGCGATTAAAGCCTCTCTTTCCGATCTTTTTAGCTTCCACATTTACGCAAGTCGGCATGATGAGTATTGAGCCCATCGTTTCGATTTATGCGAAAACTTTGTACACTGGTGCCCATCTTGCTTCCATTGCCGGTTTAGTCGTTGCCATCAGCGGTATTGCCAATCTTATTGGGGCACCAACTTTAGGAAGACTGAGCGACCGTATTGGTCAGCGAAAGGTCTTAATTCTATCCCTTAGTGCTGCGGCATGTATGTATATTCCTCAAGCACTTGCCGGGAGCATTGGGACTTTGCTTATAGGTCGATTTTTACTGGGATTATTTATTGGGGGGATGATTCCATCCTTAAATGTACTGGTGAAAAAGAAGGCTCCCGAAGAATTGCAAGCAACGGCCTTTGGGTTTAATTCTTCCTCTACCTTCTTAGGCAATCTAGTTGGCCCTCTTATCGGCAGTACTGTAGCCGCAAGCTATGGAATAAAAAATGTCTTTTACGTCACGATGGGGGTTTTGCTGATGAATGCCGTGATAATCTTCTTCAATCGAAAACTAGAAGTTCATTCATAA
- a CDS encoding iron-containing alcohol dehydrogenase — translation MNNLYCRIYQNFFRLAAYFLPWRKPVLLEGKNSITRLPNLIKSKGIDKVLIVTDNSIASLGLMKELLKGLKAEGISYVIYDKTVPNPTIDNVEEALVTYKTNHCQALIAFGGGSPMDCAKGVGARVARPDKKIPQMKGQLKVRKKIPLLFAVPTTAGTGSEATIAAVLTDSRTHEKYAINDMALIPHYAVLDPLLTVGLPEHITSTTGIDALTHAIEAYIGRSNTKETKELSRIAVKLIFDNLYEAYSNGINLTVRTKMQKASYYAGVAFTRAYVGYVHAIAHTLGGFYGIPHGLANAVILPYVLEYFRDSVHKPLAELADFVGIGEAYPTVKQKAEVFIEEIKRLNKRLNIPNKIEGINEADIPMMVERAYKEANPLYPVPKILSRDDLFNLYKMIT, via the coding sequence ATTAATAACTTATATTGTAGAATTTATCAAAACTTTTTTCGGTTAGCGGCCTATTTTCTGCCCTGGCGAAAGCCCGTCTTACTCGAAGGAAAAAACAGTATAACCAGACTCCCAAACTTAATTAAGAGCAAAGGGATCGATAAAGTATTGATAGTGACAGATAATAGCATTGCATCACTGGGGTTGATGAAGGAACTGCTTAAAGGCTTAAAGGCTGAGGGTATTAGCTATGTTATATATGATAAAACCGTACCCAATCCAACTATTGATAACGTTGAGGAAGCATTGGTAACCTATAAAACAAACCATTGCCAGGCACTCATTGCTTTCGGCGGCGGTTCTCCAATGGACTGTGCCAAGGGAGTGGGAGCACGTGTTGCCAGACCCGATAAAAAAATACCTCAGATGAAAGGTCAACTTAAGGTTAGGAAGAAAATACCCTTATTGTTTGCGGTTCCAACAACAGCAGGAACAGGAAGTGAGGCAACCATTGCAGCCGTTTTAACGGATAGCAGAACTCATGAAAAATACGCAATTAATGATATGGCACTAATTCCTCACTATGCGGTACTAGATCCATTGCTTACAGTTGGGTTGCCGGAACATATTACGTCAACAACAGGGATTGATGCTTTGACCCATGCCATTGAAGCCTATATAGGCAGGAGCAACACAAAGGAGACAAAAGAGCTGAGTCGTATAGCAGTAAAACTAATCTTTGATAATTTGTATGAGGCATACAGCAACGGCATCAACCTTACGGTTCGCACGAAAATGCAAAAAGCCTCTTATTATGCAGGAGTTGCATTTACACGGGCTTATGTTGGGTATGTTCATGCCATTGCTCATACTTTGGGTGGATTCTATGGAATTCCCCATGGTTTGGCAAATGCGGTTATTTTGCCTTATGTACTGGAATATTTTAGGGATTCCGTTCATAAGCCGCTGGCAGAATTAGCTGATTTTGTTGGCATAGGCGAAGCATACCCTACCGTAAAGCAAAAGGCAGAGGTCTTCATTGAAGAAATAAAAAGACTCAATAAACGCTTAAATATCCCTAATAAAATAGAAGGGATCAATGAGGCTGACATCCCAATGATGGTCGAACGTGCTTATAAAGAGGCCAATCCCCTCTATCCTGTACCAAAAATTCTGTCCAGAGACGATCTTTTTAATCTTTATAAGATGATCACTTAA
- a CDS encoding acyl-CoA dehydratase activase: protein MITAGIDVGSTATKAVIFDGTIRSYGIIPTGWNPKEAGRSVLLEVLKKAGLKEKDIGAIVGTGYGRVSLPFVQQKVTEITCHAKGARFLFPQTRTVIDIGGQDSKVIAVGEDGSVTDFIMNDKCAAGTGRFLQVMTGILDITLDELGQMASASQPVSINNMCTVFAESEIIGLLAQEVSKEAIASGIVQTIANKIISLASRVPCLEEITFTGGVANNPEICASLSSAFGAKFNIAHQPQIIGALGAAILGYEKQMKKVM from the coding sequence GTGATAACTGCTGGGATTGACGTGGGTTCTACAGCAACAAAAGCCGTTATATTTGATGGAACTATCAGGAGTTATGGAATTATTCCAACGGGGTGGAATCCCAAAGAGGCCGGAAGGTCTGTTTTACTTGAAGTGCTAAAAAAAGCCGGGCTTAAGGAAAAGGACATAGGTGCAATTGTTGGCACAGGCTATGGACGGGTGTCTCTGCCTTTTGTCCAGCAAAAAGTAACGGAAATTACTTGTCATGCCAAGGGCGCGAGATTTCTCTTTCCCCAAACCAGAACCGTCATAGACATAGGCGGCCAAGACAGTAAGGTTATTGCAGTCGGCGAAGACGGTTCAGTTACTGATTTTATCATGAATGATAAATGTGCAGCCGGTACTGGGCGCTTTTTGCAAGTTATGACGGGAATTCTGGATATTACCTTAGATGAATTAGGGCAAATGGCATCCGCCAGCCAACCTGTAAGTATTAACAATATGTGTACGGTTTTCGCAGAATCCGAAATTATCGGCCTTCTCGCCCAAGAAGTTTCTAAAGAAGCCATAGCTTCAGGGATTGTGCAAACCATAGCTAATAAAATTATCAGCCTGGCTTCCCGAGTCCCTTGTCTTGAGGAAATCACGTTTACAGGCGGAGTGGCTAATAATCCGGAGATTTGCGCCAGCTTATCCTCGGCTTTTGGGGCCAAATTTAATATCGCCCATCAGCCCCAGATTATAGGAGCGTTAGGAGCAGCTATTTTAGGCTATGAAAAACAAATGAAAAAGGTGATGTAA
- a CDS encoding MASE3 domain-containing protein — MRVISLGWTTSIQKTSGEKAPAALSFIALISVALSYFGSFFLQTPWENDPIFLHSAFEGACISVAVFTFLTMWQNYERCSHINRVIGFGFLLVGFFDFMHTYYYPALNHHPMGFVDLSSRYWLLGRLTEGITLTLGTFNFFGRLQKRWVGLIITITIGLTLSYAVYAYQGLFPLLLTENGGVTAAKVIIEYVITGLFLLNIILLYPTINREDSIIEKYLVVALMIAILAEKAFASYASLSSFDYTFGHVLKVLYYFYLYKGLFASTVSHPYRYYETILNELPLGIVNFDKQENIRFVNYEAAKLIGVTPSELIGLNASDFEKRFYRNREKCTIRDVRPDTKRFYNFLRTIEYGTAKVELELSGFQFSRGGWLVYFNDAKIAQQFENLQLQTKTILNSMDSMVLVTDARDRVTMCNNSFLYLTGLTEPEVVNEKISKVKHILELKLSKPNKVKKIHEVIEGKFRSMNGVHRDIILNLNSVKGANGNIIGTVAVATDVSSVRKEADRLRQREKLAVLGQMAAGIGHEIRNPMTTVRGFLQLLGEKKQFASQKAVLDLMISELDRANAIITEFLMLARTKQTNLKFQNLNDILDHLYPLIEANAFTQNKQTKYVPGAISSLELNKNEISQLIMNLVRNGLEAMEAGGLLTIRTYQNENRVLLTIEDEGSGISTEHLEKVGTPFFTTKDNGTGLGLATSFTIAEAHNAQIDIESSSKGTKFNISFPVPDGIHDQDTMIV, encoded by the coding sequence ATGAGAGTGATATCTTTGGGATGGACAACAAGTATTCAAAAAACGAGCGGAGAAAAGGCGCCAGCAGCGCTATCTTTCATAGCATTGATTTCGGTGGCCTTAAGTTATTTTGGTTCATTTTTTCTTCAAACCCCCTGGGAAAATGACCCGATTTTTCTTCATTCCGCATTTGAGGGAGCTTGTATTTCAGTCGCTGTTTTTACGTTTCTTACTATGTGGCAGAATTATGAGCGTTGTTCCCATATCAATCGAGTTATTGGATTTGGGTTCTTGTTAGTTGGATTTTTTGATTTTATGCATACATATTATTATCCGGCTCTGAATCATCATCCCATGGGTTTTGTGGACCTATCATCTCGTTACTGGCTGTTGGGCCGGTTGACAGAAGGGATTACTCTCACACTGGGAACATTTAATTTCTTTGGCAGACTTCAAAAAAGGTGGGTAGGATTAATAATTACGATAACCATAGGATTAACGTTATCTTATGCTGTCTATGCTTATCAAGGGTTATTCCCACTTCTTTTAACTGAGAACGGCGGTGTAACTGCTGCTAAAGTTATTATCGAATATGTAATTACAGGGCTGTTTCTTTTAAATATAATTTTGCTGTATCCAACAATAAATAGAGAAGATTCCATTATTGAAAAATATTTGGTTGTTGCCTTAATGATTGCCATCCTTGCTGAGAAAGCCTTTGCCTCCTATGCAAGCTTATCAAGTTTTGATTATACCTTTGGACATGTCTTAAAAGTCTTGTACTATTTTTATCTTTATAAGGGGTTGTTTGCGTCCACAGTGTCTCACCCATACAGGTATTATGAGACCATACTTAACGAATTACCTTTAGGTATCGTCAACTTTGATAAACAGGAAAACATTCGATTTGTCAATTATGAAGCTGCTAAGCTGATTGGAGTCACTCCCTCAGAGTTAATTGGCCTGAATGCTTCAGATTTTGAAAAAAGGTTTTATAGAAACAGGGAGAAATGCACAATCAGAGATGTAAGACCCGATACCAAACGGTTTTATAACTTTTTGCGAACCATTGAATACGGAACGGCTAAAGTCGAGTTGGAACTCAGCGGTTTTCAATTTTCTCGGGGCGGTTGGTTAGTGTATTTTAATGATGCTAAGATTGCACAACAATTTGAAAATTTACAGCTGCAAACAAAAACCATTTTAAATTCTATGGACAGCATGGTTTTAGTAACGGATGCCAGGGACCGAGTTACCATGTGCAATAACAGCTTTCTTTATTTGACAGGTCTCACTGAACCGGAAGTAGTAAACGAAAAAATAAGTAAGGTAAAGCACATCTTAGAACTAAAATTAAGCAAACCAAATAAAGTAAAGAAAATACACGAAGTGATAGAAGGCAAATTCCGTAGTATGAATGGGGTACATCGGGATATAATTTTAAATCTTAACTCAGTTAAGGGAGCAAACGGCAACATTATTGGCACTGTGGCAGTTGCAACAGATGTTTCCTCCGTCCGCAAAGAAGCCGATAGGCTCCGACAGCGAGAAAAGCTTGCGGTTTTAGGCCAAATGGCGGCAGGGATCGGTCATGAAATACGGAATCCAATGACCACTGTTCGCGGGTTTCTGCAATTATTAGGAGAAAAAAAGCAATTTGCATCCCAAAAAGCAGTCCTGGATTTAATGATATCAGAGCTTGACCGAGCAAATGCTATTATTACGGAATTTTTGATGCTTGCCCGTACTAAACAAACCAACCTTAAGTTTCAAAACCTTAACGACATTTTAGATCACCTATATCCTCTCATTGAAGCGAATGCCTTTACCCAAAATAAACAGACTAAGTATGTGCCGGGAGCTATTTCAAGTCTTGAGCTCAATAAGAATGAGATTTCCCAGCTTATCATGAATTTAGTTCGCAATGGTCTTGAAGCCATGGAGGCAGGGGGGCTTCTTACGATTCGAACCTATCAAAACGAAAATAGAGTACTATTGACAATTGAAGATGAGGGATCCGGTATTTCCACAGAACATCTAGAAAAGGTCGGAACACCATTTTTTACCACAAAAGACAACGGCACAGGCTTAGGGCTGGCAACGAGCTTTACAATCGCAGAAGCCCATAATGCCCAAATAGATATTGAGTCCAGTTCGAAAGGTACAAAATTCAATATATCGTTTCCCGTACCCGATGGGATTCATGACCAAGACACAATGATCGTTTAA
- a CDS encoding muconolactone Delta-isomerase: MLFLVKSELTQLPPFPPQQVKEIMVQGWGKVINYQKQGKILAQGMFAGRKGGCVIWDVESVEELHKLISESPIFPFLETEITPLISIENALEYVKLALEANKN, encoded by the coding sequence ATGTTATTCTTAGTTAAAAGCGAATTGACACAATTGCCTCCGTTCCCACCTCAACAGGTCAAAGAAATCATGGTACAAGGGTGGGGAAAAGTTATTAACTATCAGAAACAAGGGAAGATTTTGGCACAAGGGATGTTTGCCGGTAGAAAAGGTGGTTGTGTGATTTGGGATGTTGAGTCCGTCGAAGAACTCCATAAATTAATATCCGAATCTCCTATATTTCCTTTTCTTGAGACAGAAATTACTCCCTTAATCAGTATTGAAAATGCTCTGGAGTACGTAAAATTGGCTCTAGAAGCAAACAAAAACTAA
- a CDS encoding DedA family protein: MERTINLRGIEQYVIYAIYHHSYLALFSFLSLGMLGLPVPDELLMAFSGFLISIGRMTLAKTLLVSSLGSFAGVNLSYWLGRILGPPLFERLGPYLHLNAQKLNRAEDWFLRFGLKTVVAGYFFPGFRHFIAYFSGISKLPYRLYALLTGIGAVLWSITFISLGRMLGSHWKEITIILHHYLLRGSILLGIVLLFIYLWTTKQTNTINK, encoded by the coding sequence TTGGAAAGGACGATAAATTTGCGAGGGATAGAACAATATGTCATTTATGCTATCTACCACCATAGTTATCTAGCTTTATTTTCGTTCTTATCCCTAGGCATGCTTGGGTTGCCGGTACCTGATGAACTGCTTATGGCATTTAGCGGTTTTCTAATTTCTATAGGAAGAATGACTCTTGCTAAAACGTTACTAGTCTCTTCTTTGGGCAGTTTTGCAGGCGTCAATTTAAGTTATTGGCTAGGTCGCATTCTAGGACCGCCTTTATTTGAACGGCTCGGCCCCTACCTTCATCTTAACGCCCAAAAGCTAAATCGTGCTGAAGATTGGTTTTTACGTTTTGGACTTAAAACAGTAGTCGCAGGCTATTTCTTTCCAGGGTTTCGTCACTTCATAGCTTACTTTTCAGGTATTAGTAAACTGCCTTACAGACTCTATGCTCTTCTTACAGGAATTGGTGCTGTTTTATGGTCCATAACATTTATCAGTTTAGGACGAATGCTGGGGTCACACTGGAAAGAGATTACGATAATTCTCCATCATTATTTGCTCCGTGGCAGCATTTTGCTTGGGATTGTTCTTTTGTTTATCTATTTATGGACGACAAAACAAACAAATACCATTAATAAATAG
- a CDS encoding ATP-dependent DNA helicase, which translates to MNNRLNHVLDFFKNQLPAHYGCLQPRYTQVQMAVSIAGMLSTHSKTNTLIVHAPVGTGKTFAALVPSLYDGKRLIYATSSLNLQAQLKNEELNYLHQHGLLRRYVVAKGISNYLCPKRIEQTLLEDELRKSLISFGFDALEGDRLEFEQHFGPILDNQWNRVKLQAHSECFSCKRKFTCPTGIHRSKFNRQGIDVVVTNHNQLLQSVINVTDGCSPIIDFRTSGGGIIIIDEAHDFQDAALDQLSKKLSTSILLNAINQVHNERTEAFRFFNILINSTKYLQQDLDITHGRLPIPEEGLKALNNLNLLFKKMLSQLVSARISENPMFRRSQTKSSLEQTADIIDKILDKENYTSWIELDQKSELEIIVVSNSFRRDIRFLIDSMGKYNKMVFMSGTLAVQGSFGSVFYDWGGPPSASDTLDLPTEFDYLNQSILYVPQHIPNPLDSTNKQYPDYCKILGDEIIKLIKATGGRTLILCTSHKQLELLHNQIKAHLDMMGITLLKQGAKSTELLSEDFKRDEMSVLIGSGTFFAGLSIPRKSLISVILCRLPFPAYNDPFIDLIAEDLSKSEIMNDILIPRMLIRLQQAGGRLIRTIEDFGCFTILDPRVCNRSYSEQVKKSLLSSGCRFTRNFAEVENFLVKRMNETGFAKYQAYTKDKLQIPYTLTIPDRPIERQDIKEKACRFETSKSITPEQLAYYEDAKQKAGIKSKKLRLFSEPYRLFAYLVKLDRDKNLNLNVPGTFPYANEQQEHNFIVRQKRSNRVDSSIKISWLSHEEIAAKYGTSINKHS; encoded by the coding sequence ATGAATAATCGGCTAAACCATGTATTAGATTTTTTTAAAAATCAGCTCCCTGCTCATTACGGCTGCCTTCAACCAAGATATACACAGGTACAAATGGCAGTTTCTATTGCCGGAATGCTTTCAACTCACTCTAAGACAAATACGCTTATTGTTCACGCTCCCGTAGGAACAGGTAAAACTTTTGCCGCTTTAGTACCTTCTCTTTATGACGGTAAACGACTTATTTATGCCACATCATCATTGAACCTTCAAGCTCAGTTAAAAAATGAAGAATTAAATTATCTTCATCAGCATGGTTTACTTCGTCGGTACGTTGTAGCTAAAGGGATAAGCAATTACCTTTGCCCAAAAAGAATTGAACAAACTTTATTAGAGGATGAATTGCGGAAATCTTTGATTTCTTTTGGATTTGATGCTTTAGAAGGGGATCGGCTTGAGTTTGAACAACATTTCGGACCTATCCTGGATAACCAGTGGAATAGGGTTAAACTTCAGGCTCATAGTGAATGCTTTTCTTGTAAAAGAAAATTTACCTGTCCAACAGGTATTCATCGTAGTAAATTTAATCGCCAGGGTATTGATGTTGTGGTTACCAATCATAACCAATTACTTCAGTCCGTTATCAATGTCACTGACGGTTGCAGCCCGATCATTGACTTTCGAACATCCGGTGGAGGTATAATTATTATAGATGAAGCTCATGATTTCCAGGATGCTGCCTTAGATCAGTTAAGTAAGAAATTATCTACAAGTATTCTTCTAAATGCAATAAACCAGGTACATAATGAGAGGACAGAAGCCTTTCGTTTTTTTAACATTTTAATAAATTCTACGAAATATCTCCAACAGGACTTAGACATTACTCATGGAAGGCTTCCAATTCCTGAAGAGGGGCTTAAGGCATTAAATAATCTTAATCTATTATTCAAAAAAATGCTATCTCAATTGGTTTCTGCTAGAATTTCTGAGAATCCTATGTTTCGCAGGTCTCAAACAAAATCAAGTTTAGAACAAACTGCTGATATTATTGACAAGATTTTAGATAAAGAAAACTACACTTCTTGGATTGAACTAGACCAGAAAAGTGAATTAGAAATTATCGTCGTTAGCAATTCATTCCGAAGGGACATTAGATTTCTGATAGACAGTATGGGCAAATATAATAAGATGGTATTTATGTCTGGGACACTTGCTGTCCAGGGCTCTTTTGGTTCGGTTTTTTATGATTGGGGTGGGCCTCCTTCGGCCAGTGATACTCTGGATTTACCTACTGAATTCGATTATCTTAATCAGTCAATACTTTATGTTCCCCAACATATACCTAATCCCCTCGATAGTACAAATAAGCAATACCCTGATTACTGCAAAATATTAGGTGATGAAATTATAAAACTAATCAAGGCTACTGGTGGACGTACCCTTATATTGTGCACTTCGCATAAACAATTGGAACTTTTGCATAACCAAATTAAAGCCCATCTGGATATGATGGGAATTACATTGTTAAAGCAAGGGGCTAAAAGCACTGAACTCCTTTCTGAGGATTTTAAGCGTGATGAAATGAGCGTACTTATTGGGAGCGGTACTTTTTTTGCTGGCTTATCTATTCCAAGAAAATCTCTCATTTCAGTTATACTTTGTCGCCTACCGTTTCCTGCTTACAATGATCCCTTTATAGACCTCATAGCAGAGGATTTGAGCAAAAGTGAAATTATGAATGATATACTTATCCCCAGAATGCTTATTCGCTTACAGCAAGCAGGGGGCCGTCTAATTCGTACAATTGAGGATTTTGGTTGTTTTACTATACTGGACCCGAGAGTATGTAACCGAAGTTACTCGGAACAAGTTAAGAAATCATTGCTTTCTTCAGGCTGCAGGTTTACACGAAATTTTGCTGAAGTAGAGAACTTTCTAGTAAAGCGTATGAATGAAACTGGTTTTGCAAAATATCAAGCTTATACGAAAGATAAGTTACAAATACCGTACACTCTTACTATTCCAGATAGACCTATAGAAAGGCAAGATATAAAGGAAAAAGCTTGCCGGTTCGAAACTTCAAAAAGCATTACACCGGAGCAACTTGCCTATTATGAGGACGCTAAGCAAAAAGCAGGAATCAAGTCCAAAAAGTTACGGCTTTTTTCAGAACCGTACAGACTATTTGCTTATTTAGTTAAACTGGATCGGGACAAAAACCTGAATCTAAACGTCCCAGGAACTTTTCCCTATGCTAATGAGCAA
- a CDS encoding aldehyde dehydrogenase family protein yields MTHMGSTGYIYREPYGVALIIAPWNYSFQLAVAPLIGAIAAGNCAIIKPSELTPNTADILSRLISEIFPEEYIAVVQGGVETSQGLLAEQFDYIFFTGSVPVGKIIMEAASKNLTPVTLELGGKSPCIVHHDANIKLAAKRIAWGKFINAGQTCVAPDYLYLHQRIKHEFLNDLSQAIRALYGKLPLNNPNYTRIVSTRHFQRLQSFLNNGEILIGGKTNDEGLTIEPTVLTGITWQDPVMQEEIFDPILPIMEYNQLSEVVEGIHNHPNPLALYLFSESRKIQETVLNDISFGGGCINDTVYHCLSILALWGCWKQRGRFISREGKF; encoded by the coding sequence ATTACTCATATGGGTTCCACCGGTTATATTTATCGGGAACCCTATGGAGTTGCCTTAATCATTGCTCCTTGGAATTATTCCTTTCAATTAGCGGTTGCCCCATTGATTGGTGCAATCGCAGCGGGCAATTGCGCTATTATTAAGCCTTCCGAATTAACCCCAAATACTGCCGATATATTAAGTAGGCTTATATCAGAGATATTCCCTGAAGAGTACATTGCTGTGGTTCAAGGTGGCGTTGAAACAAGCCAAGGATTACTGGCTGAACAATTCGATTACATTTTCTTTACAGGGAGCGTTCCAGTTGGAAAGATCATTATGGAAGCTGCTTCAAAAAATTTAACCCCTGTTACGCTGGAATTAGGCGGCAAAAGTCCTTGTATTGTACATCATGACGCAAATATTAAACTGGCAGCAAAACGAATTGCGTGGGGTAAATTCATAAATGCCGGTCAAACTTGTGTAGCCCCTGACTACTTATATCTTCATCAAAGGATTAAACATGAATTCTTAAATGACTTGAGCCAAGCTATCAGAGCGTTGTATGGAAAGCTCCCTCTAAATAATCCTAATTATACTCGCATTGTCAGCACAAGACACTTCCAGCGCCTGCAGTCGTTTTTAAATAATGGGGAAATATTGATTGGCGGAAAGACCAACGATGAAGGCTTAACTATTGAGCCGACGGTCCTTACGGGGATTACATGGCAAGATCCTGTCATGCAGGAGGAGATTTTCGATCCTATACTGCCAATTATGGAATACAATCAATTATCTGAAGTCGTGGAAGGAATACATAACCATCCCAATCCCTTAGCCCTTTATCTTTTCTCAGAAAGCAGGAAAATTCAAGAAACTGTGCTTAATGATATATCCTTTGGAGGAGGATGTATTAATGATACAGTCTATCATTGTCTCTCCATACTTGCCCTTTGGGGGTGTTGGAAACAGCGGGGTAGGTTCATATCACGGGAAGGGAAGTTTTGA
- a CDS encoding peptidase U32 family protein, with product MKILAPVSSINEVKILISKGAEELYCGISLEAWEHKHGQDLWLSRRGPGKANIGNLEILSELVETAHNCGAKVFLTLNQPGYVKELAAEILPFVQEVRRNCKVDAFIVADPGLIRILKEKEQDIVIHVSSLAAVLNSSSVNFFRKLGVERIIFPRYLNVNSLNKIISTCGRELEYEVFILNDGCVFEEGYCHVSHAYGGAFCHNPAWSYKLLSMVREDEKESFRHCVDEYKRWLWVGIKNFGGLTGSDGYPLGMCGLCSLHEYKELGITSLKIVGREAPLRKKAKSVELVKRILDYENDGHPSGEVRDYARRLKGVKRLCETGYMCYDR from the coding sequence GTGAAGATATTAGCACCTGTGAGTTCAATAAATGAAGTGAAAATACTTATCTCGAAAGGGGCTGAGGAGCTTTATTGCGGCATAAGCCTTGAGGCATGGGAGCATAAGCATGGGCAAGATCTTTGGCTTAGTCGGCGTGGCCCGGGAAAAGCGAACATTGGCAACCTGGAAATTTTGAGCGAACTTGTAGAAACAGCTCATAATTGTGGAGCAAAAGTATTTCTTACCTTAAATCAACCGGGTTATGTCAAAGAACTTGCTGCAGAAATCCTTCCCTTCGTTCAAGAAGTAAGGAGGAATTGTAAGGTTGATGCCTTCATTGTGGCTGATCCAGGACTAATTCGTATTTTGAAGGAGAAAGAGCAAGATATTGTCATCCATGTAAGCAGCCTGGCTGCCGTTTTGAACAGTTCCTCAGTAAATTTCTTTAGAAAACTTGGTGTGGAACGAATTATATTTCCCCGTTATTTGAATGTGAATAGCTTGAACAAGATTATTTCAACGTGTGGACGAGAGCTGGAATACGAAGTCTTTATCCTTAACGACGGCTGTGTATTTGAGGAAGGGTATTGTCATGTAAGTCATGCCTACGGAGGGGCTTTTTGCCACAACCCTGCTTGGAGTTACAAGCTTCTCTCTATGGTCAGAGAGGATGAAAAAGAATCGTTTCGCCATTGTGTGGATGAGTATAAAAGATGGCTCTGGGTTGGCATCAAGAACTTTGGCGGCTTAACCGGATCTGATGGTTATCCCTTAGGTATGTGTGGTCTTTGTTCTCTACATGAGTATAAAGAATTGGGGATTACATCCCTAAAAATTGTCGGGAGGGAAGCGCCTTTACGAAAAAAAGCTAAGAGTGTGGAACTTGTTAAACGTATTTTGGATTATGAAAATGATGGTCATCCTTCGGGAGAAGTTCGTGACTATGCCCGGAGATTAAAAGGAGTTAAAAGACTTTGTGAGACGGGATATATGTGCTATGACCGTTAA